In Candidatus Neomarinimicrobiota bacterium, the genomic window CAACCTGAGCAAATGTTGCATTGAAAGGTGGAGGTGAATCATAGCTTAAATGAGAAGCAGAGCCCATGATCTGCAGCTGTTCGTCGGTGTAAAAGCTTTTCGTACAGATGTCAGTGTAGGAAATCTTTTGGCCATCCGGTGCAACCACATCGGTATTGACAATTTCAGCGTCCTCAACCTGAAGCAGCTTTCTTCCTTGATCCAGAATCATGAATTTACACTGTTCTGCTGCTTTCAAGACAGCTGTTCCTGAGATATAGGTGGTACTGGAGGCATAGGCACCGGTATCAAAGGGAGTCAGATCTGTATCAGATGAATAAACGATGATCTTATCCACGGCAACATTTAGAACCTCGGCGGCAATTTGAGCCAGGGCTGTATCAGAACCGGTTCCCAGATCCGTAGCACCAACTTGCAGATTGAAACTGGCATCTTCATTCATTTTAATAAAAGCTGCGCCCATATCTATACCAGGAATTCCAGACCCCTGGCCAGCTACAGCCACACCAATTCCCGTTCGATAGCGACCAGTTTTCCGAGCTGATCGAAGGGTGTCCCAGTTACTCAATTGACGACCCTGGTTTAAACAAGCTTTAATTTCGTTACTGTAAAGGACCATGGGAAAACCTTCCCGGCCTTCACCGAGAATCTTAGCAATGGGAATATCATCACCGACTTGAAAAACATTCTTTAAACGCAGGTCAATGGGGTCAACCTCCAATTTTTCGGCTGCTTCGTCCATAAGACTTTCCAATGGAAAAAATGCTTGAGGTGCGCCATAGCCACGAAAGGCACCAGCAATAGGCAGATTGGTGTAAACACCATCGCCATTTACTTTGATATTCGGTGCCCGATACACGCTCAAGGCTTTTTGAGAGGTGACCGACATGACCGTCAAAGCATGGGGTCCGTAAGCACCACAATCTTCTAGAATGTTCAGATCAATGGCCGTCAGAAGATGATCCTCATCAAAACCAAGCCTGAAGGTAACCAATTCGGGATGGCGTACTCGAGCCGCCAGGAGTTCTTCCTCACGGGTGTATTCAATCCGGGCTGGCCGACCCGTTTTCAGGGTAACTGCTCCCACAACTTCCTCATTCAAGATTTCCTGTTTACCACCAAAGCCGCCACCGATGCGGGGCTTGATCACCCGAATACGAGCAATGGGGATATCCAAAACTTCCGCTACAATACGGCGTACATGATGGGGAACCTGAGTAGAGGTTCGAATAATCAATCGATTATTGTTATCCAGCCAGGTCAAAGAAATATGAGGTTCAATGTGGGCCATTTGGACAAATGGTGTGCTATAGGTTCCTTCAAACACATGGACAGATTCTGCCAGTGCCGCTTCCACATCACCTATCTCAGCATCCAGATGGGCAGCAATATTTTTTTCGATATTATGAATACCACTGGTTCCCTCTGTGGGATGTATGGCAAATCCGGCAGTCATTGATTTTTGAACATCAAAAATACAGGGCAGTTCTTCATACTTCACTTCTATCAGCTTGAGCGCCTGATTGGCAATCTCCAGAGATTCAGCCGCAACAAAAGCAACCCGGTCTCCCACGTAACGAACCGTTGAATCAAGAATACGCATGTCACGGGGACCAGGCTCGGGATAGCCCTGTCCGGCGGTGGTATAGTAGTGCGGTTTAAAATCTTGATGGGTGAAAACAGCTACAACACCATCCAGCGCTTCTGCTTTCGATGTATCAATAGCCAGGATTCTGGCATGGGCAATTGGACTGTGCAGAATTTTAACGTGGAGAACATCCTTCAGCTTCATATCATCGGTGAAAACAGGTTTACCCCTGACCAGTGACTCGCCATCAACGCGTTGAATATCTTTTCCGATCACTTTCATTTTGATATCCCCCCATCCCTTTTGAGGACTTTCATTGCGGCCTCGACGGGTTTTACATAGCCGGTGCAACGACAGAGGTTGCCAGTTAGAGCATCTTTCACACTTGCTTCAGTGATTTCACCATTCTCACGATCAAGCGCTTCGACTGAAAGCAGCATTCCCGGGGTGCAAAAACCGCATTGAGCCGCGCCGGCTTGGAGAAATGATTCCTGCATTTCATGGAGTTGCTCGTGCGTCGAAAAACTTTCCAGGGTCTCGATCTTTTTCCCTTCAACTGTATGCATAAGAATCAGACAGGAATTGACACTCCTGCTATTCATGAGAACGGCACAGGCACCGCATTCACCATGATCGCAGCCATGTTTAACGCTATAAAGTTCTTCACGTCTCAAATATTCCAACAGGGTTGTTCCTGGCGCTGTATCAGCACTGATCAGCTTGCCGTTTAGTTCAAATTCGATCATGAGGTCACCATCATTTCAGTAAGAAGATTAGACGCGATCTGGCGTTTGTAGGCTGGAGATCCGAAGTGATCATCAACAAAAATGGATTCGATCTTTTCCATGAATTTCCTGATCTGTGTTTCTTCAGGTAAGAGTGGGGCTTTGTAATAAATGATTTTCGTAGATCTTCCACCAATAGACAGGATGATATACTCAGGTGTTTGATGTACGGCGACGATCACATAAGCAATTGCTGAATCCAAAACTGAAACGCGCTCTAATGTTGTGTTATTCTGAGGAATATAAATCATGGATATTATGCCATTGCGGTTCCAGTCAGCAATATGAATGAGATCACCAGATTCATTGATCTGCAATTTTGCTTCGGCAGCATGGAGATAAACCAGAAGATCTGAATCAGGTCGGTTTTGTGCGATTTCACCGCCGAGAGTACGTTGGTTCCGAATATTTTTGGACGGACACGAGTAAACAATTGCATCGGCCAGAGCAGGATTGGCTACCCGGCTCAACTCCTGTAATGAACATGCTGCTCCAACACGCAATTCAGCCGACAAGGTTTCCACATTATCATCCAGCAGGTGGTTGATGTCAATTAAGGTAGAAACATTCTGATTTTTCTGGGATACCAGATAAGAACCACCGGTAAAAATGACAGACCCAGGCTCTTTTTTCAAGGCCAGCGCTTCGGTGAGATTGTCTGGTTGGATGATATGCTCTAGTGATGACCACATGTTGAAATCCTGACTGTTAGCGTAAAAAATTTATACCCGTTCGTTGCTGTGCGCGTTGCAACATCTTGTGGGCAATTTGGTTATGCTTAGTAATTATTTTAGTTTCATCTATAGTCGAACAACCCTTGCTGATAACAAACTTTCCTTGCACAATAAGATAATCCACAGAATGGTTCCTGGTGGTAAAAACCAGAGCTCCCAGCGGATCAGAAAGACCACCTGCTTGAGATAACCCATGCATGTTAAATAGTGCCAGATCTGCTTGTTTGCCCACACTCAGCTCACCGATATCATTTCGACCCAAAGCAGAGGCACCTCCTCGGGTCGCCATCCGGAGAACATCCCGGGCTGTCAGCCAATATTGCTCGTCCCTTAATCTTGAAATCAACATGGCGTTACGCATTTCCAGAAGCATATCACCCGAATCGTTTGAAGCACTACCATCTACACCCAGGCTCACTTTAACACCAGCATCCAAAAGTTCACGTATTCGGGCAATGCCGGATCCCAAACGCATATTCGATGAGGGACAGTGTGACACGCCAACCTGGTTTTCTCCCATGACTTTGATCTCACCATCATTCAGATGAACGGTGTGGGCGTACCAGGAATTTGCAGTAAGCCAACCGAGTTCCTGCATAAGACCTACAGGACGATGACCCAGGGTCTCCAGACAGAATTTTTCCTCATCCAACGTTTCTGCCAGGTGGGTATGAATCTGCAACTTGTTATCCTGGGCAAAATTTGCAGCTTGTTTCATAAGTTTCTGTGTGACGGAAAAGGGTGAACAGGGAGCCAAAGAAATTCGGGTCATGGCTCCAGAACTGGAATCATGGTATTTTGCTACCAGACGTTCCGTATCTTTTTGAATCACTGCTTCAGTTTGAACCACATCATCAGGCGGCAGTCCACCCTTTGATGTTCCCAGGGACATAGAACCACGGGTAGGTTGAAAACGAACGCCTAGAGCTCTCGCAGTCTCAATTTCCGTGTCAATCAATTCAGGACTGGCCTGTGCGGGGAATAGATAGAGATGATCAGAACTGGTGGTGACTCCACTCTTCATCAGTTCCAACAGACCGACTTGAGTACTAACCTGAATGGCCTCAGTGGTAATTTCCCGCCAAACCTCATAGTGGTTTTTTAGCCAGGGGAACAGGGCTTGATCCTGCATAAGGGGAATATTTCGGGTCAAAGTTTGATAAAGATGATGGTGGGTATTGATAAAACCCGGGGTGATCACCATGCCGGTAGCATCTATGATGTGATCCGCCTGAATATGCAGGGCCTCGGGACCAATTGATTTTATCACCCCATCTTTAATCAGGATATGACCACCGGAAAATTCCAGGTCTTTGTCGTTCATGGTGGCAACGCGGAGGGGGTTTTTGATGAGGATGGTTTTCATGTGATTGGGGTTTCTTGTATAGAAAAAACGAACATATATAATAATAATGTAAAAGTCGAAATCATTAAATTCCCCGAAGGGGAAAAATGTCAGTAGCCACGGGTAGAACCCGTGGTAAATAAATCATAAAAAATACAACCCTGCAAGGGTTGAACTGTTCTGTAAATCCTTTATTGTCTATTAAAATTGTTAAACTCCTTCAGAGTTTGGTTTGATAGGCTATCTTGGACAACACTACGGGCTTCACCCGTAGCTATTCATGTTTCATCCTTTCAGGATTCAGTATGATCTCCAATCATAAACTACCAAAAGATACAACTAAAACCACAATCAACCATTGTCAATATTCGGGATTATTTGAGTGAATTCGTGTCATCTGTGTCTGAAAACAGAACCGGAATATCTTTCAAACTCTCAAACAAAACAATCATTTCCAGAGCCTCCAGGGTGCTAAAGTAATTTGTGCCCGGTTCAAGATTAAATGAATCAACTTTTTTACTAATACCATCAAACCTTACCTGGGCAATTGGTGAATGATATAAAAAATCACCTTCGTGATAGGTTAATACTGATTTGTATTCACCACTTTTGAAGTACAGAGCTTTGTCCACAAATCGATAGCCAGATTCTGACTCGCTGAAGCTCTGCTCTGATAGATGAATCCGAGGTTTGTCTTTATAAGGATCACCAGCAGTCGGGCAGAAAGTTGTACAATTACCACATTCATTACAGAAGTCACCAATATTCAACACTTGTGGCTCCTGGGTGACGGTAAAAGTTCCTGCATCCCGAATAACAAGCTGAACCCCTTTAAATGAAGCTTCCTGGACTGGATAATCGACTGCCTTGGCTGTGTAGGTCAGATTTGCCAGGTTGGGGCAGACACCGACACACACGCTGCAATAATCATCACAGAGCAGACAACGGCTGGCTTCTGCAACCGCTTCTTCCTCAGTCAGAGTTCGGTGCACTAATGGAAATTCAGGAGAAAGATTTAACGGAGCCTGAGGAGGCTCGATGCCATATTCACGAATTGCTGCTTTTTGTTTCAGGTCTTTAATTGTTACATGTCGGTCTTTGTTTGCAGGTAATGGAGAGGCATTTACTCCAAGCGTCTTTAAAATGTGTTTTGCTGCGATTTGACCATCACCGATTGCATTGATCACACTGGAAGCACCTCGCACTGCATCACCGCCGGCATAAACATGGGGGATCTGAGTTGCGCAGGTTTTTGGGTTTACTTCGAGCTCTTTTGTCTCAATAAAATCAACATCGATGGCCTGACCAATGGCCGGAATGACAGTATCTACAGGAAATTCGAATGTCTTACCTGCCAGGGGAACAGGACGACGACGGCCACTAGAGTCAGGTTCACCCAATTCCATCTTCTGACATTGAATACTTCTGATGCGATCACCACCAAGAAAGGCCAGGGGTGACACCAGTTCGTGGATGATGATACCTTCTGCCAACGCTGCTTCGATCTCATCAACATCAGCAGGCATTTCAGCTATGGTTCGGCGATAGACAATACTTACTGAGCCAGACTCTCCAGATAGTCGAAGTGCTGTACGGGCGGCATCCATGGCCGTATTGCCACCCCCAATAATGGCAGTGTTCTGCCCAAGATCAGGTCGGGCACCCTGGCGTACATCCGATAAAAATTTCAGAGGATCAAGAACACCGCTGAGCTGTTCACCCTCCACACCAAGACTCAGCGCTTGTTGGGCGCCAACACCGATAAACAGAGCTGTACTGTTTTCATGAAGCTTTTGAAAAATTTTCTGATCAACCCTGGTTTCAAAATAGAATTGAACCCCAACATTTTTTAACGCCGCTACATCCAGATCTATAGCTTCATCTGTAAGTCTGAATTCAGGAATGGCATCAGAGACCATTCCGCCGACGAAAGATTTTGCTTCATAAACGTCAACGCTGATTCCTGCTTTTGCCAAGAAATAAGCACAGGATAACCCCGCCGGTCCGGCTCCGATTACAGCGACACGATGACCAGATGATTTAAGTTCAACATGGGGCGTCTTGCTGAGCTCCTGCTCAGTTACGAAGCGTTTGATCTCGCGGATCAAGAGAGGGGAATCATAATTATTGCGGGTACACTTTAACTGACAGAGGTGATCACAGACGTGACCCGTTACTCCGGGCAGGGGGTTGGTATCCTGAATGGCTGCGAAAGCCTGCTCGAAATCCCCTTGAGCAGTGTGATACAAATATTCTGGGATATTTTGATTGGTAGCGCAGGCATCAATACAGGGCGCTGAAATACAATCAAAAGCAGCGAGTTTGCGTGAGGTTTTGATAGAATCAAAATGATGACTATGCTTATGGTAATGTGAATTGCCAGTGACTTGTTTGGCGTATTTAGCCAAATTTTCAAGACCAGCTGCTGAAGGGTTTGCCTTTCCAGTACTTTTTGCAAGAATAAACTGATCTAAACTCTTAGCGTCAAATTTCTCCATTGCTGTTGAAAGATTGCTAAGGTACTGACGCAGGCGGGTATAACCACCCGGTTTTAGAACGTCAGTGCAGGTGGTTACCGGTTTCATGTTGCAGGCAAGCGTATCAGCAATATTGAAGGCATCGGCACCAGCGGAGAATGAGATATCCAGATTACCTGTATATTCAATTTGCAACTTAGCAGCCAGGTTAATGCTGATGGGATGAAGCGCCCGTCCACTAAGATACATCATGGTTTCATTCTCAGGAAATACAGGGCGG contains:
- a CDS encoding molybdopterin cofactor-binding domain-containing protein, producing MKVIGKDIQRVDGESLVRGKPVFTDDMKLKDVLHVKILHSPIAHARILAIDTSKAEALDGVVAVFTHQDFKPHYYTTAGQGYPEPGPRDMRILDSTVRYVGDRVAFVAAESLEIANQALKLIEVKYEELPCIFDVQKSMTAGFAIHPTEGTSGIHNIEKNIAAHLDAEIGDVEAALAESVHVFEGTYSTPFVQMAHIEPHISLTWLDNNNRLIIRTSTQVPHHVRRIVAEVLDIPIARIRVIKPRIGGGFGGKQEILNEEVVGAVTLKTGRPARIEYTREEELLAARVRHPELVTFRLGFDEDHLLTAIDLNILEDCGAYGPHALTVMSVTSQKALSVYRAPNIKVNGDGVYTNLPIAGAFRGYGAPQAFFPLESLMDEAAEKLEVDPIDLRLKNVFQVGDDIPIAKILGEGREGFPMVLYSNEIKACLNQGRQLSNWDTLRSARKTGRYRTGIGVAVAGQGSGIPGIDMGAAFIKMNEDASFNLQVGATDLGTGSDTALAQIAAEVLNVAVDKIIVYSSDTDLTPFDTGAYASSTTYISGTAVLKAAEQCKFMILDQGRKLLQVEDAEIVNTDVVAPDGQKISYTDICTKSFYTDEQLQIMGSASHLSYDSPPPFNATFAQV
- a CDS encoding (2Fe-2S)-binding protein; translation: MIEFELNGKLISADTAPGTTLLEYLRREELYSVKHGCDHGECGACAVLMNSRSVNSCLILMHTVEGKKIETLESFSTHEQLHEMQESFLQAGAAQCGFCTPGMLLSVEALDRENGEITEASVKDALTGNLCRCTGYVKPVEAAMKVLKRDGGISK
- a CDS encoding FAD binding domain-containing protein, whose product is MWSSLEHIIQPDNLTEALALKKEPGSVIFTGGSYLVSQKNQNVSTLIDINHLLDDNVETLSAELRVGAACSLQELSRVANPALADAIVYSCPSKNIRNQRTLGGEIAQNRPDSDLLVYLHAAEAKLQINESGDLIHIADWNRNGIISMIYIPQNNTTLERVSVLDSAIAYVIVAVHQTPEYIILSIGGRSTKIIYYKAPLLPEETQIRKFMEKIESIFVDDHFGSPAYKRQIASNLLTEMMVTS
- a CDS encoding 8-oxoguanine deaminase, giving the protein MKTILIKNPLRVATMNDKDLEFSGGHILIKDGVIKSIGPEALHIQADHIIDATGMVITPGFINTHHHLYQTLTRNIPLMQDQALFPWLKNHYEVWREITTEAIQVSTQVGLLELMKSGVTTSSDHLYLFPAQASPELIDTEIETARALGVRFQPTRGSMSLGTSKGGLPPDDVVQTEAVIQKDTERLVAKYHDSSSGAMTRISLAPCSPFSVTQKLMKQAANFAQDNKLQIHTHLAETLDEEKFCLETLGHRPVGLMQELGWLTANSWYAHTVHLNDGEIKVMGENQVGVSHCPSSNMRLGSGIARIRELLDAGVKVSLGVDGSASNDSGDMLLEMRNAMLISRLRDEQYWLTARDVLRMATRGGASALGRNDIGELSVGKQADLALFNMHGLSQAGGLSDPLGALVFTTRNHSVDYLIVQGKFVISKGCSTIDETKIITKHNQIAHKMLQRAQQRTGINFLR
- the ygfK gene encoding putative selenate reductase subunit YgfK, giving the protein MTDKLHPISIQHLIKWMLSEYKTDHIFGIHKDLFFTPGEPDPFRMERYGQTLESPIGVAAGPHTQLSQNIIAAWLCGARYMELKTVQTLDELEVSKPCIDMQDEGYNCEWSQELKLEQSLDEYLNAWIAIHILRDHFGWRSDQGSGVIFNMSVGYDLAGIMKPNVQRFMDRMVDSQALLDQKLDQLSQIYPNVKNVTIPARMTNNITLSTMHGCPPDEIERIATYLIEERKLHTAVKLNPTLLGPERLRQILNDDLGFDTVTIPDAAFEHDLKYPDALNLINNLQKSAAKSDVAFGLKLTNTLEVENHRPVFPENETMMYLSGRALHPISINLAAKLQIEYTGNLDISFSAGADAFNIADTLACNMKPVTTCTDVLKPGGYTRLRQYLSNLSTAMEKFDAKSLDQFILAKSTGKANPSAAGLENLAKYAKQVTGNSHYHKHSHHFDSIKTSRKLAAFDCISAPCIDACATNQNIPEYLYHTAQGDFEQAFAAIQDTNPLPGVTGHVCDHLCQLKCTRNNYDSPLLIREIKRFVTEQELSKTPHVELKSSGHRVAVIGAGPAGLSCAYFLAKAGISVDVYEAKSFVGGMVSDAIPEFRLTDEAIDLDVAALKNVGVQFYFETRVDQKIFQKLHENSTALFIGVGAQQALSLGVEGEQLSGVLDPLKFLSDVRQGARPDLGQNTAIIGGGNTAMDAARTALRLSGESGSVSIVYRRTIAEMPADVDEIEAALAEGIIIHELVSPLAFLGGDRIRSIQCQKMELGEPDSSGRRRPVPLAGKTFEFPVDTVIPAIGQAIDVDFIETKELEVNPKTCATQIPHVYAGGDAVRGASSVINAIGDGQIAAKHILKTLGVNASPLPANKDRHVTIKDLKQKAAIREYGIEPPQAPLNLSPEFPLVHRTLTEEEAVAEASRCLLCDDYCSVCVGVCPNLANLTYTAKAVDYPVQEASFKGVQLVIRDAGTFTVTQEPQVLNIGDFCNECGNCTTFCPTAGDPYKDKPRIHLSEQSFSESESGYRFVDKALYFKSGEYKSVLTYHEGDFLYHSPIAQVRFDGISKKVDSFNLEPGTNYFSTLEALEMIVLFESLKDIPVLFSDTDDTNSLK